A region from the Lolium perenne isolate Kyuss_39 chromosome 4, Kyuss_2.0, whole genome shotgun sequence genome encodes:
- the LOC139838861 gene encoding uncharacterized protein: MAIVQRFGKPDYFITMTCNPHWEEITSRLEPGQTPQDRPDLVARIYRAKLRSMKDLLIKKQYFGEVAAYVHVTEFQKRGLPHEHMLLIMRSDSKLTNPDGYDKVISAEIHDKDSIKAVKYLFKYIYKGHDRASFSVDPATDTDGGVINEIKQYRDARFVGPPEAIHRICAFPMYGVSPSVLQLQLHLENMQSVTFKEGDNLEDVISRDSSSNTMLTQYFKMNKVDPYARNFLYKEFPEFYRWIKGKKIWQIRKLKGRGQIGRIVYANPAEGERYFLRILMNHVRGATSYENLKTVHGKLCASFREACEKRGLIETDKSLDDCLTESTTFQMPRALRRLFATILVFCEATNIRSLWEKHLESMSEDYLRNHPNKAAVEQMVLRDIRDLVHSMGKDIGSYGLPDLDPVDDGCSSGYSREVQEEMSIIPDKKDINLFTSLNTEQRAGFDEILSHVVDKRSQVFFVDGPGGTGKTYLYKALLAKVRSLGQIAIATATSGIAASIMPGGRTAHSRFKIPIKLTDSSMCNFTKQSGTADLLRKASLIIWDEVAMTKRQTVETLDRSLQDIMGCDLPFGGKVVVFGGDFRQPDPWFSDYLLRVGNGTEETIGGDYVRLPDEIVIPYTSTEEPVNKLIEDVFPSLHENAASGSYMSSRAILSTKNEHVDNLNTKMIERFPGKEKVYYSFDSVEDDAHNNYPIDYLNSITPNGLPPHLLKLKVNCPVILLRNLDPHNGLCNGTRLMIRAFQDNAIDVEIVGGQHAGDRVFIPRIPLSPSDDISLPFKFKRKQFPIRLSFAMTINKAQGQTIPTVGIYLPEPVFSHGQLYVALSRGVSRQTTRILAKPNNDIDPTGKSTKNIVYRDVLEG, encoded by the exons ATGGCGATAGTCCAGCGGTTTGGGAAGCCGGATTACTTCATCACGATGACTTGCAACCCACACTGGGAGGAGATTACATCCAGACTTGAACCCGGGCAGACGCCACAAGACCGTCCAGACCTTGTGGCAAGAATATACAGGGCGAAGTTGCGAAGTATGAAAGATCTCTTAATCAAGAAACAGTATTTTGGTGAGGTTGCTGCATATGTCCATGTTACTGAGTTTCAGAAGAGGGGGCTGCCACATGAGCACATGCTTTTGATCATGCGATCGGATAGCAAGCTAACAAATCCAGATGGGTACGACAAGGTGATATCTGCAGAAATTCACGACAAGGACAG CATCAAGGCAGTGAAATACTTATTCAAATACATCTATAAAGGACATGATCGTGCTTCATTCTCAGTTGATCCAGCAACAGATACAGATGGTGGAGTAATCAATGAGATTAAACAGTATAGAGATGCTAGGTTCGTGGGGCCACCGGAGGCTATCCACAGGATTTGCGCTTTTCCAATGTACGGTGTCTCTCCCTCGGTTCTCCAACTTCAACTTCATTTGGAAAATATGCAGTCTGTCACATTCAAGGAGGGTGATAATCTAGAGGATGTTATCAGTCGGGATTCTTCTTCCAACACCATGCTCACTCAAtatttcaagatgaacaaggtGGACCCTTATGCGAGGAACTTCTTGTACAAAGAGTTCCCAGAATTTTATCGTTGGATTAAGGGTAAGAAGATATGGCAGATAAGAAAACTAAAGGGCCGGGGGCAGATTGGGAGAATTGTGTATGCAAATCCTGCTGAAGGTGAAAGGTACTTCCTAAGAATACTTATGAATCATGTTCGAGGTGCAACATCATATGAAAATTTGAAGACTGTGCATGGAAAGTTGTGCGCGTCTTTCAGAGAAGCGTGTGAGAAAAGAGGTCTGATAGAGACCGACAAGTCACTTGATGACTGCTTGACTGAGTCTACTACTTTCCAAATGCCACGTGCTCTAAGAAGGCTATTTGCAACTATTCTGGTGTTTTGTGAGGCGACAAACATCCGATCATTGTGGGAGAAGCACCTCGAGTCAATGTCTGAGGACTACCTTCGGAACCATCCCAACAAGGCCGCAGTAGAGCAGATGGTCCTTAGAGACATTAGGGATCTGGTGCATTCGATGGGGAAGGATATTGGCAGTTATGGCCTCCCAGATTTGGATCCGGTAGATGATGGGTGTTCAAGTGGTTACTCGAGAGAGGTTCAAGAGGAGATGTCGATCATTCCGGACAAAAAAGATATAAATTTGTTTACATCTCTTAACACTGAGCAGCGCGCTGGTTTTGATGAAATACTCTCTCACGTCGTTGACAAAAGGAGCCAGGTATTCTTTGTTGATGGTCCAGGTGGCACGGGAAAGACATATTTGTACAAAGCACTTCTTGCTAAGGTTCGTTCACTAGGACAAATAGCTATTGCAACAGCGACATCTGGTATAGCGGCATCCATCATGCCTGGTGGACGCACCGCCCACTCAAGGTTCAAAATTCCAATTAAACTCACAGATAGCAGCATGTGCAATTTCACCAAGCAAAGTGGTACCGCGGATCTGCTCCGCAAGGCATCTTTGATAATCTGGGACGAAGTTGCCATGACAAAGCGTCAAACAGTTGAGACACTTGATAGGTCCCTACAAGACATCATGGGATGTGATTTGCCTTTTGGTGGGAAGGTTGTGGTGTTTGGAGGAGATTTTAGGCAG CCCGACCCGTGGTTCTCCGATTACCTCTTGAGAGTTGGGAATGGAACAGAAGAGACGATCGGTGGCGATTATGTGCGTCTTCCGGATGAAATTGTTATTCCTTACACTTCTACAGAAGAACCAGTGAACAAGCTTATTGAAGATGTCTTCCCATCGCTTCATGAAAACGCCGCATCTGGATCCTACATGAGCTCACGTGCCATTCTTTCAACCAAGAATGAACATGTGGACAATCTAAATACAAAGATGATTGAAAGGTTTCCTGGAAAAGAAAAGGTATATTATAGCTTTGACTCTGTCGAAGATGATGCACACAATAACTACCCAATTGACTATCTAAACTCCATAACTCCAAATGGCCTGCCCCCGCATCTTCTGAAACTCAAAGTCAATTGTCCTGTCATTCTTCTCCGAAATCTCGATCCTCACAACGGGTTGTGCAATGGAACAAGATTGATGATTAGAGCATTTCAAGATAATGCAATTGATGTAGAGATTGTTGGTGGACAACATGCTGGAGATAGAGTGTTTATACCGAGGATCCCTTTGTCGCCTTCGGATGATATTTCACTTCCGTTCAAATTCAAGAGGAAACAGTTCCCCATACGGTTGAGTTTTGCTATGACCATCAACAAAGCCCAGGGGCAAACCATTCCAACTGTTGGTATTTACCTCCCTGAGCCTGTATTCTCGCATGGCCAGCTTTATGTTGCACTGTCGAGGGGTGTGTCAAGGCAGACCACTCGGATTTTGGCCAAGCCAAATAATGACATAGATCCCACTGGAAAAAGCACGAAGAATATTGTGTACAGGGATGTCTTGGAGGGATGA
- the LOC139838862 gene encoding uncharacterized protein, whose translation MAPLVQHTYADGSPNHITGNIIYADGSPNHITAVLGCSNASLHQSSTSTLQYDGCDSGTGLSNTQRGQKNQSAKSWYAKLSGEKKADYIQRQRLARHRKNAATRTALNHAEVSPMKITPLSNVTMSLANGSRDTATQCSDSRMLDGDHSDWLHSNLTFISHVKSGQDLQNGSTSTGGHGQKSFAEKSEYCSKKRQRDSSDQKRQRERDRYSSMIDGEKEICLRKKREYKKLVRENSSPLITSHCTPYMQAQPCKTNPTDRVDTNSDDESDPAGILEPFEQGATLEENLDTLQEKTTMHDDDDDDECRIFSGTGDVFDSYRVTNGVSTTNQNDDPYDYVYHNLPRKHHALKPVKDCEHCGAMRIQYEGPTLHCEKREGEDSYPEVPQELRRMTTSMNTCKVYIRVQMYNLEENTDEVEENTYEVEENTDEVADDEEDQDDDATGGKRKFVGAREYYCFKLQVRKGLFNIILFGARGFQQWAVDMYIKMETMRLDFFSKPKNQKRIRAELYQGVVDVIDLWRDTWF comes from the exons ATGGCTCCACTTGTTCAACATACCTATGCAGATGGTTCACCAAACCATATAACTGGTAATATAATCTATGCAGACGGTTCACCAAACCATATAACTG CTGTTCTGGGCTGCAGTAATGCTTCTCTTCATCAATCGTCAACATCTACCTTGCAATATGATGGCTGTGACTCGGGTACTGGCCTATCAAACACACAACGAGGTCAAAAAAATCAAAGTGCTAAAAGTTGGTACGCTAAATTGTCTGGCGAGAAAAAAGCTGACTATATACAGAGGCAGCGGTTAGCTCGCCATCGAAAGAATGCTGCAACTCGGACTGCTCTTAATCATGCAGAAGTATCTCCGATGAAAATTACCCCATTGAGCAACGTAACCATGTCACTTGCAAATG GTAGCAGGGATACTGCCACGCAATGCAGCGACTCAAGAATGCTTGACGGAGATCATAGTGATTGGCTACACAGTAATTTGACTTTCATCTCTCATGTGAAATCTGGACAAGATCTGCAAAATGGATCCACATCTACAGGAGGACATGGACAAAAGAGCTTTGCTGAAAAAAGTGAATATTGCAGCAAGAAACGACAGCGTGATTCTTCTGACCAGAAACGACAACGTGAAAGGGATCGGTACTCTTCAATGATAGATGGTGAGAAGGAAATATGCTTGCGCAAAAAAAGGGAGTATAAGAAATTAGTCCGGGAAAATTCTTCGCCCTTGATCACCTCACATTGCACGCCTTACATGCAAGCACAACCATGTAAAACTAACCCAACAG ACCGAGTTGACACAAACAGCGATGATGAGTCCGATCCTGCAGGCATTTTAGAGCCATTTGAACAAGGTGCTACATTGGAAG AGAACTTAGACACATTAcaagagaaaacaacaatgcatgatgatgatgatgatgatgagtgcAGGATTTTTAGTGGTACAG GCGATGTGTTTGATTCCTACCGAGTGACAAATGGTGTTTCCACGACTAACCAAAATGATGATCCTTATGACTACGTGTACCACAATCTACCAAGGAAGCATCATGCTTTGAAGCCAGTAAAAGACTGCGAACATTGTGGAGCAATGAGGATCCAATATGAGGGTCCTACTTTACATTGCGAGAAAAGGGAAGGTGAAGATAGCTACCCTGAAGTTCCTCAAGAGTTGCGACG AATGACAACGAGCATGAACACTTGCAAGGTGTACATCAGAGTTCAAATGTACAATTTGGAAGAAAACACGGATGAGGTAGAAGAAAACACATATGAGGTAGAAGAAAACACAGATGAGGTAGCAG ATGATGAAGAGGATCAGGATGATGATGCAACTGGAGGTAAACGAAAATTTGTCGGCGCCAGGGAGTATTACTGCTTCAAGCTACAAGTTAGAAAAGGACTCTTTAATATTATATTGTTCGGTGCACGGGGATTCCAGCAATGGGCTGTTGACATGTACATCAAGATGGAGACAATGAGACTTGATTTCTTCTCCAAGCCTAAAAATCAAAAGCGCATTCGTGCAGAACTATACCAG GGTGTTGTTGATGTTATTGATCTTTGGCGAGACACGTGGTTCTGA